One genomic region from Quercus robur chromosome 4, dhQueRobu3.1, whole genome shotgun sequence encodes:
- the LOC126720227 gene encoding cysteine-rich receptor-like protein kinase 6: MGLNDSYAQVRAQILLMDPLPPINKVYSLLIQEERLCSVGNNSSPHVESSTPVTKESSSSGNKNYKNSKGKENPTCNHCGMNGHTIEKNSSSASTSFTFTQEQCQLFLAMLRAQIQSSNFAFTNNETHMTNNVIQLATHATSMAEFVANNSELGSPTISEKRILPLVEYLFSPSATLESVSSVSNGINPIPANNSDTDANGARSLSISLLFPPALSEIETDDSCSESNETPPAAAQFFYSIPSYFPPGRSETDSNSEIYEIIPTDPSSTASPTATVKEILKQKSSNNSKSNRTPPKFSHSKKNSILSLFFAAMSLTNRSKRPRHTTLTTRFKDLEIIDKEKFPLKMLLEATNNFSEDRKIETDYFGSMYHAILDDGREVAIKHADNDNEFLSELQASSCLNHKNVVRLLGFCEDSKERLLVYEHMEYGTLSGHLHNPKRTSLMSWAARIKVVLDIASGIDEYLHRMHESCSTTCGFEGGCESKH; encoded by the exons TCCTCATGTGGAATCATCAACCCCAGTTACTAAGGAATCTTCTTCTTCaggaaacaaaaattacaagaactCCAAGGGGAAAGAAAATCCCACTTGCAATCATTGTGGAATGAATGGTCACACTATTGAAAAGAATTCTAGTTCTGCGTCTACTTCATTTACATTCACTCAGGAGCAATGTCAACTGTTCTTGGCTATGTTGAGAGCTCAGATTCAGTCAAGCAATTTTGCTTTCACTAATAATGAAACTCACATGACCAACAATGTAATTCAGCTAGCCACTCACGCCACTTCTATGGCag AATTTGTAGCCAACAACTCAGAACTTGGTAGTCCAACAATTAGTGAAAAAAGAATTCTACCACTAGTAGAGTACTTATTTTCCCCATCAGCCACGTTGGAGTCTGTTAGTTCTGTATCGAATGGAATAAATCCAATTCCAGCCAACAACTCTGACACTGATGCTAATGGAGCAAGAAGTCTTTCCATTTCATTACTCTTCCCACCTGCCTTGTCTGAAATTGAAACAGATGATAGTTGTTCAGAATCTAATGAAACACCTCCTGCAGCAGCACAATTCTTTTATTCAATACCGTCATACTTCCCACCAGGTAGGTCTGAAACAGACAGTAATTCTgaaatttatgaaataattcCAACTGATCCTTCCAGCACAGCAAGCCCTACAGCAACCGTCAAAGAGATTCTTAAGCAGAAGAGCAGTAATAATTCAAAATCTAACCGAACACCTCCAAAATTctctcattccaaaaaaaattccatattatcattatttttcgCAGCCATGTCACTAACAAACAGGTCCAAAAGACCTAGACACACAACCCTAACAACAAGATTCAAAGACTTGGAAATTATAGATAAGGAAAAATTTCCTTTGAAAATGCTACTTGAAGCCACTAACAACTTCTCGGAAGATCGCAAGATTGAAACAGATTACTTTGGCTCAATGTACCATGCCATTTTAGATGATGGCCGAGAAGTGGCTATCAAGCATGCTGACAATGACAATGAATTCCTAAGTGAATTGCAAGCTTCATCCTGCCTGAATCACAAGAATGTTGTTCGCTTATTGGGATTTTGTGAAGATAGTAAGGAGCGCTTATTGGTCTACGAGCACATGGAATATGGTACCCTTTCTGGCCATCTTCACAATCCTAAAAGAACTTCTCTAATGTCATGGGCTGCCCGGATTAAAGTGGTACTAGACATAGCCAGTGGCATTGATGAATACCTACATCGCATGCATGAATCATGCAGTACCACCTGTGGTTTTGAGGGGGGATGTGAAAGTAAGCACTGA